One genomic segment of Macaca fascicularis isolate 582-1 chromosome 19, T2T-MFA8v1.1 includes these proteins:
- the PPP2R1A gene encoding serine/threonine-protein phosphatase 2A 65 kDa regulatory subunit A alpha isoform: protein MAAADGDDSLYPIAVLIDELRNEDVQLRLNSIKKLSTIALALGVERTRSELLPFLTDTIYDEDEVLLALAEQLGTFTTLVGGPEYVHCLLPPLESLATVEETVVRDKAVESLRAISHEHSPSDLEAHFVPLVKRLAGGDWFTSRTSACGLFSVCYPRVSSAVKAELRQYFRNLCSDDTPMVRRAAASKLGEFAKVLELDNVKSEIIPMFSNLASDEQDSVRLLAVEACVNIAQLLPQEDLEALVMPTLRQAAEDKSWRVRYMVADKFTELQKAVGPEITKTDLVPAFQNLMKDCEAEVRAAASHKVKEFCENLSADCRENVIMSQILPCIKELVSDANQHVKSALASVIMGLSPILGKDNTIEHLLPLFLAQLKDECPEVRLNIISNLDCVNEVIGIRQLSQSLLPAIVELAEDAKWRVRLAIIEYMPLLAGQLGVEFFDEKLNSLCMAWLVDHVYAIREAATSNLKKLVEKFGKEWAHATIIPKVLAMSGDPNYLHRMTTLFCINVLSEVCGQDITTKHMLPTVLRMAGDPVANVRFNVAKSLQKIGPILDNSTLQSEVKPILEKLTQDQDVDVKYFAQEALTVLSLA from the exons CTTCGCCTCAACAGCATCAAGAAGCTGTCCACCATCGCCTTGGCCCTTGGGGTCGAAAGGACCCGAAGTGAGCTTCTGCCTTTCCTTACAG ATACCATCTATGATGAAGATGAGGTCCTCCTGGCCCTGGCAGAACAGCTGGGAACCTTCACTACCCTGGTGGGAGGCCCAGAGTATGTGCACTGCCTGCTG CCACCCCTGGAGTCGCTGGCCACAGTGGAGGAGACAGTGGTGCGGGACAAGGCAGTGGAGTCCTTACGGGCCATCTCACACGAGCACTCGCCCTCTGACCTGGAGGCACACTTTGTGCCGCTGGTGAAGCGGCTGGCGGGCGGCGACTGGTTCACCTCCCGCACCTCGGCCTGCGGCCTCTTCTCCGTCTGCTACCCCCGAGTGTCCAGTGCTGTCAAGGCGGAACTTCGACA GTACTTCCGGAACCTGTGCTCAGATGACACCCCCATGGTGCGGCGGGCCGCAGCCTCCAAGCTGGGGGAGTTTGCCAAGGTGCTGGAGCTGGACAACGTCAAGAGTGAGATCATCCCCATGTTCTCCAACCTGGCCTCTGACGAGCAG gacTCGGTGCGGCTGCTGGCGGTGGAGGCGTGCGTGAACATTGCTCAGCTCCTACCCCAGGAGGATCTGGAGGCCCTGGTGATGCCCACTCTGCGCCAGGCCGCTGAAGACAAGTCCTGGCGCGTCCGCTACATGGTGGCCGACAAGTTCACAGAG CTCCAGAAAGCAGTGGGGCCTGAGATCACCAAGACAGACCTGGTCCCCGCCTTCCAGAACCTGATGAAAGACTGTGAGGCCGAGGTGAGGGCCGCAGCCTCCCACAAGGTCAAAG AGTTCTGTGAAAACCTCTCAGCTGACTGTCGGGAGAATGTGATCATGTCCCAGATCTTGCCCTGCATCAAG GAGCTGGTGTCCGACGCCAACCAACATGTCAAGTCAGCCCTGGCCTCGGTCATCATGGGCCTCTCTCCCATCTTGGGCAAAGACAACACCATCGAGCACCTCTTGCCCCTCTTCCTGGCTCAGCTGAAGGATGAG tGCCCTGAGGTACGGCTGAACATCATCTCCAACCTGGACTGTGTGAATGAGGTGATTGGCATCCGGCAGCTGTCCCAGTCCCTGCTCCCTGCCATTGTGGAGCTGGCTGAGGACGCCAAGTGGCGGGTGCGGCTGGCCATCATTGAGTACATGCCCCTGCTGGCTGGACAGCTG GGAGTGGAGTTCTTTGATGAGAAACTTAACTCCTTGTGCATGGCCTGGCTTGTGGATCATG TATATGCCATCCGCGAAGCAGCCACCAGCAACCTGAAGAAGCTAGTGGAAAAGTTTGGGAAGGAGTGGGCCCATGCCACGATCATTCCCAAGGTCTTGGCCATGTCCGGAGACCCTAACTACCTGCACCGCATGACCACGCTCTTCTGCATCAAT GTGCTGTCTGAGGTCTGTGGGCAAGACATCACCACCAAGCACATGCTGCCCACGGTTCTGCGTATGGCTGGGGACCCGGTGGCCAATGTCCGCTTCAATGTGGCCAAGTCTCTGCAGAAGATAGGGCCCATCCTGGACAACAG CACCCTGCAGAGTGAAGTCAAGCCCATCCTAGAGAAGCTGACCCAGGACCAGGATGTGGACGTCAAATACTTTGCCCAGGAGGCTCTGACTG TTCTGTCTCTCGCCTGA